GGTGGGACTGAAAATAGCTGCGCGTCACCTCTTTAAGGGGCAAAAATCCTTGGCGATCAGCGCCATAATCTACAAATACGGCATCTAAGCTTGGTTCTATTCGGGTAATTTTACCCTTATAAATATTGGCTTTTTTCTGTTCCCGAGCCGGATTTTCAATATCCAAATCTTGTAGGTATTGGCCATCAACCATAGCTACTCGCAACTCTTCCGCATGAGTTGCATTAATAAGCATTCTTTTCATGTGTCTCGTTCCTTAATTTCTTCGCATATTTATACCCTCAGCCAACTCCTGCCTATTCAAATCCAAATGTATCAAGCTTAATAATAAGCGGCAGCCATGCTGCGGGTACTTGCGAGAGAAACGAGAATGGCAATCAAAATGCCAATTTTAGTATGAGGATCTATGCTCGGACCTGGAAACCTTCACAATTAGGGTATACAAAAACCGGGCAACCTAGTCTGCTGATAATATAATAAGATATCCGCCCCCCTATATCATATTCCTTCCAATTGAGACAAAAGAGGCAACACCGCTGTACATGTGCTCGTGTTCTTAGTCATGCAAACTAGCCATCCCGTCTCTGCAGGGCACCTCCACCTCACCTGTCCACCCATCGGCGAAGTTGCTCTGCCAGAAGCCCATCCTGCTATATATAAATAATATGAGCAGAGAACATCAATCATTTTTTTCAAGCGCGGCAATAAGCCTTTGCTCGCCCAAATCTTGCTTATTTTCTAAGCCTAGAAAAAACTGAATCGCCCAAACCTTCTTTTTTATCATAAGTTTCTGGCCCAGCTTTTCATCACAAGAACCTCAAATCTACTCGTTACTCCACGCAAAACCTCATTTTATCGCTGCAGTCCTGGTGCTATTATCCCGTTCAATTTAAAATTAGCACGGCCTGCAACGATCCTGAACTATATTCTACTAGCAAGCGACTGATATATGTCTTATAGGAACCATACCTCGGCCTTTTAGGCCCAAAAATCCTGCTTCCCTTTTTAATTAACACGCCACATAAAATATGTCTCTCATCGCTGGCAGGCAGTCACCACCTTCACCCTAAAGCCAGTTAGACAGACTTTCTTTAAAACAGTGCCTTCAAACTACCCCCTTTACTTATATACGCAACTTGTGGGTGGCGAACTAACTCTTCGCAATATATCAGGCTGTCCCTTAAGCATCAAATAGATGCATTCCTTGGTATTATAACTAGGCTTATGAATACTGCGAAAAAACCACCAGCGGCCCAAGTCCGCATCCTGAAAATACATCTAGAGCAGGCAGGCCAACGGATCGACAATTTTTTGTTTTCCCAGCTCAAAGGAGTTCCCAAGAGTAGGATTTACCGTTGCCTCCGCAAGGGAGAGGTCCGAGTTAATAAATCCCGCATCGCTAGTAGCTACCGCCTACAACAAGGAGACCAGGTCAGGGTTCCGCCACTGCGCGTATCTCATTCCCCCCTTAAGAGACCGATAGCTCACTCCCTCTTGCTCCTAATTAAGAACAGCTTATTGTATGAGGATAAGGAGCTACTCATGCTCAACAAACCGGCCAGAATCCCGGTCCACGGGGGGAGTGGGGTAAGTTATGGAATTATTGAGGCGCTGCGGATTTTGCGCCCAGAGGCCGCCTTTTTGGAGCTAGTACACCGTTTAGACCGAGAAACTTCCGGTTGCCTTATGGTAGCCAAAACCAGAAGCGCCTTACTGACGCTCCAAGCAATGCAGCAAAAACAACTTATCCACAAACGCTATCTTGCCCTCGTCAAAGGGCGTTGGCGAAAAAATGTCCAGCGGGTAGACTTGCCCCTACTAAAAAATATATTACGTTCTGAAGAACGGATAGTTAAGGTGAATTCAGCTGGCAAGCCCGCTATTAGTCACTTCTACCCCAAACTTTTTTATGGAGGTGAAGCAACCCTTATGGAGGTTACCTTAGAAACCGGTCGCACACATCAGATACGGGTACACGCCGCTCACCTTGGACACCCTCTCGGTGGCGATGAAAAATATGGTGATTCCAGCTTCAATAAGCAATTACGATGTATGGGATTACATCGACTATTTCTCCATGCTAGCCAGCTCACCTTTACTCTGCCGGAAGGGAAAAAGACAATAAAAGCCGCCGCCCCTCTGCCCAAGGAATTAAATGCTGTGCTGCAAACATACGCTGCCAAGCTCAGAGCTAAATAAATTTCAAATTGAAAAGCAGCAAGCATTGCGACGCCATTCTTAGCGGCATTAACCCCTTATACGATTAACCTTGTTAGCCCAACTTTTGTTTACGGAGGCCCCATGTCAAACCAAGATCCATCTACGACCGATCTAAGCAAAACACAGGCAATCCAGCGCAACTGGGAGCGAGAGGTCTTGGAGCGTTTGGCTTTTAGCGCTCTTAAAGAACAGCGGCGGGCGCGTCGTTGGAGTATTTTTTTCAAACTACTCTTTGCTGCCTATTTACTCGTTCTCTTGCTGCTTTATCTTCCTAATGGGCTTAGCGCTCCAGGAATAATTACGCCCCACACTGCCTTAGTAAAAATAGAAGGGATCATTGGCAGCGACTCATTTGCAAATGCGGAAAATATAAAAAAAGGACTAAAAGCCGCCTTTGAGAACGAACATATCGCTGGGTTAATTCTGCATATCAATAGTCCTGGCGGCAGCCCAGTCCAGGCAAACCAAATCAACGACC
This sequence is a window from Nitrosococcus oceani ATCC 19707. Protein-coding genes within it:
- a CDS encoding RluA family pseudouridine synthase, whose amino-acid sequence is MNTAKKPPAAQVRILKIHLEQAGQRIDNFLFSQLKGVPKSRIYRCLRKGEVRVNKSRIASSYRLQQGDQVRVPPLRVSHSPLKRPIAHSLLLLIKNSLLYEDKELLMLNKPARIPVHGGSGVSYGIIEALRILRPEAAFLELVHRLDRETSGCLMVAKTRSALLTLQAMQQKQLIHKRYLALVKGRWRKNVQRVDLPLLKNILRSEERIVKVNSAGKPAISHFYPKLFYGGEATLMEVTLETGRTHQIRVHAAHLGHPLGGDEKYGDSSFNKQLRCMGLHRLFLHASQLTFTLPEGKKTIKAAAPLPKELNAVLQTYAAKLRAK